The following proteins are co-located in the Poecile atricapillus isolate bPoeAtr1 chromosome 2, bPoeAtr1.hap1, whole genome shotgun sequence genome:
- the ARC gene encoding activity-regulated cytoskeleton-associated protein, which translates to MQLDNVTSAGVHSFQGHRGVANKPNVILQIGKCRAEMLEHVRRTHRHLLTEVSKQVERELKGLQKSVGKLENNLEDHVPTENQRWKKSIKACLARCQETIAHLERWVKREMNVWKEVFFRLEKWADRLESMGGKYCPGEQGKQTVSVGVGGPEIRPSEGEIYDYALDMSQMYALTPPPGEVPSIPQGHDSYQWVSVSEDAPASPVETQVFEDPREFLSHLEEYLKQVGGTEEYWLSQIQNHMNGPAKKWWEYKQDSVKNWVEFKKEFLQYSEGTLTRDAIKRELDLPQKEGEPLDQFLWRKRDLYQTLYVDADEEEIIQYVVGTLQPKLKRFLSYPLPKTLEQLIQRGKEVQGDMEHSEEPSPQRTPEVQPGDSVETVPPSTTASPVPSNGTQPEPPSPPATVI; encoded by the coding sequence ATGCAGCTGGACAATGTCACCAGCGCGGGCGTCCACTCCTTCCAGGGGCACCGTGGAGTTGCCAACAAGCCCAATGTGATCCTGCAGATAGGGAAGTGCAGGGCAGAAATGTTGGAGCATGTCCGGAGGACCCACCGGCACCTCCTGACAGAGGTCTCCAAGCAGGTGGAGCGGGAGCTGAAGGGATTGCAGAAATCCGTGGGGAAGTTGGAGAATAACTTAGAGGACCACGTCCCAACTGAAAACCAGAGGTGGAAGAAGTCCATCAAGGCCTGCCTGGCCAGATGCCAGGAGACCATTGCCCACCTGGAGAGGTGGGTCAAGAGGGAGATGAATGTTTGGAAGGAGGTCTTTTTCCGCCTGGAAAAGTGGGCTGACCGCCTGGAGTCCATGGGAGGCAAAtactgccctggggagcagggcaAGCAGACGGTGTCCGTCGGGGTGGGAGGCCCAGAGATAAGGCCAAGTGAGGGGGAGATTTATGATTATGCCCTGGACATGAGCCAGATGTATGCCCTGACCCCTCCTCCCGGGGAGGTGCCCAGCATCCCCCAGGGCCACGATTCCTACCAGTGGGTCTCCGTGTCGGAGGACGCTCCAGCCTCCCCGGTGGAGACCCAGGTGTTCGAGGATCCCCGGGAGTTCTTGAGCCACTTGGAGGAATACTTAAAGCAGGTGGGTGGAACAGAGGAGTATTGGCTGTCTCAGATCCAAAATCACATGAACGGCCCAGCTAAAAAGTGGTGGGAGTACAAGCAGGACTCCGTCAAAAACTGGGTCGAGTTCAAGAAGGAGTTCCTGCAGTACAGCGAGGGAACTCTGACTAGGGATGCTATCAAAAGGGAGCTGGATTTGCCCCAGAAAGAGGGGGAGCCCCTGGATCAGTTCCTTTGGCGCAAGAGAGACCTGTACCAGACCCTCTATGTGGATGCAGATGAGGAGGAGATTATCCAGTACGTGGTAGGCACCCTCCAGCCCAAACTGAAGCGTTTCCTGAGCTACCCCCTGCCCAAGACCTTAGAGCAGCTGATCCAGAGGGGGAAGGAAGTCCAAGGCGACATGGAGCACTCTGAGGAGCCCAGCCCACAGAGGACCCCTGAGGTTCAGCCAGGAGACTCCGTGGAGACCGTGCCCCCCTCAACCACCGCCAGCCCCGTGCCGAGCAATGGGACTCAaccagagccccccagccccccagccaCTGTCATATGA